The following are encoded in a window of Arthrobacter antioxidans genomic DNA:
- a CDS encoding alanine/glycine:cation symporter family protein, which yields MTTVTEEVGWLASIDAAINAVFEPVTEVFSTIVFFPITIGDVSFPFVVLWLIAAGVIFTVYFGFIQFRGLKIGYEVVRGRYSSKDDPGEVPHFQALTSALSGTVGLGNIAGVGAAMALGGPGATFWMVLAGLLGMATKFAECTLGVKYREVHEDGSISGGPFKYLPIAFKRFGSIPAKILTGIFAVAILIFGVAGGNMFQANQTFAQVQNVTGGADGLLGSPGAALIFGLVLAGLVAVVILGGIKSIGATTSRLVPAMGIVYVVSCLLVILVNFTQIPAAIASIFAGAFNPQGIAGGILGVMIVGFTRAAFSNEAGLGSAAIAHSAVKTRRPVSEGFVALFEPLVDTVLICTMTALAIIIAGAPSLQAGIDQVQAGEGTPDGVILTSDAFATVFPWFPVVLAIAVSLFAYSTLITWSYYGLKSWQYLFGRGKTTEIIYKVIFLFFTVAGTVLTFSQVIGFADAALFVCGFVNLLGVYFLLPVIKREMRAYLADRKSGKLAILGIETDELQAEK from the coding sequence TCGCGAGCATCGACGCCGCCATCAACGCGGTGTTCGAACCCGTCACCGAGGTTTTCTCGACGATCGTGTTCTTCCCCATCACCATCGGTGATGTGAGCTTCCCGTTCGTCGTGCTGTGGCTCATCGCGGCGGGCGTGATCTTCACGGTGTACTTCGGCTTCATCCAGTTCCGCGGGCTGAAGATCGGGTACGAAGTGGTCCGCGGCCGATACTCGTCGAAGGACGACCCCGGGGAGGTGCCGCACTTCCAGGCGCTGACGTCGGCGTTGTCGGGGACGGTCGGACTGGGAAACATTGCCGGTGTCGGCGCGGCCATGGCACTCGGTGGCCCCGGTGCGACCTTCTGGATGGTTCTTGCCGGACTCCTGGGCATGGCGACGAAATTCGCCGAGTGCACGCTCGGCGTCAAGTACCGCGAGGTGCATGAGGACGGGTCGATCAGCGGTGGTCCGTTCAAGTACCTGCCCATCGCGTTCAAGAGGTTCGGAAGTATCCCGGCGAAGATCCTGACCGGCATCTTCGCGGTGGCCATCCTGATCTTCGGCGTGGCCGGCGGCAACATGTTCCAGGCGAACCAGACCTTCGCCCAGGTCCAGAACGTCACGGGCGGCGCCGACGGACTCCTCGGCAGCCCCGGAGCCGCGCTCATCTTCGGCCTCGTGCTCGCAGGCCTCGTCGCCGTGGTGATCCTCGGCGGCATCAAGTCCATCGGAGCCACCACCAGCCGGCTCGTGCCGGCTATGGGGATCGTCTACGTGGTGTCCTGCCTCCTCGTCATCCTGGTGAACTTCACTCAGATCCCGGCCGCAATCGCGTCGATCTTCGCAGGCGCGTTCAATCCCCAGGGAATCGCCGGCGGTATCCTCGGCGTCATGATCGTCGGGTTCACCCGTGCAGCGTTCTCCAACGAGGCAGGGCTCGGCTCCGCCGCGATCGCGCACTCGGCAGTGAAGACCCGCCGCCCGGTCAGCGAGGGCTTCGTCGCACTCTTCGAACCGCTCGTCGACACGGTGCTCATCTGCACGATGACGGCGCTGGCGATCATCATCGCGGGCGCACCGAGCCTCCAGGCCGGAATCGATCAGGTGCAGGCTGGCGAAGGAACGCCGGACGGCGTCATCCTCACGTCGGACGCCTTCGCCACCGTGTTCCCCTGGTTCCCCGTGGTCCTCGCCATCGCGGTGTCGCTCTTCGCCTACTCCACGCTCATCACGTGGTCCTACTACGGGCTCAAGTCATGGCAGTACCTGTTCGGGCGTGGCAAGACCACGGAGATCATCTACAAGGTCATCTTCCTGTTCTTCACCGTCGCCGGGACCGTGCTGACCTTCAGCCAGGTCATCGGCTTCGCCGACGCGGCGCTGTTCGTCTGCGGTTTCGTCAACCTCCTCGGCGTGTACTTCCTGCTCCCCGTCATCAAGCGGGAGATGCGTGCGTACCTCGCGGATCGCAAGAGCGGCAAGCTGGCGATCCTCGGGATCGAGACGGACGAACTGCAGGCCGAGAAGTAA
- the pcrA gene encoding DNA helicase PcrA — protein sequence MDMLFDPYVSPPTPAEKKRAREAAMAAAPEAADPATEHVPSRAGVDEERARELLLGLNPQQEEAVKHGGSPLLIVAGAGSGKTRVLSHRIAYLLATGRSHPGQVLAITFTNKAAAEMRERIEGLIGDVAKRMWISTFHSSCVRILRREAASVGLNSNFSIYDSADTLRLITLVAKGLDLDPKKFAPKAIQHKISALKNELIDEETFASTAGLSDPFEQAVAEVYSGYAQRMRQANAMDFDDLIAQTVYMFRAFPGVADYYRRRFRHVLVDEYQDTNHAQYALVREIVGVPGESTDDPAELTVVGDSDQSIYAFRGADVRNIVEFENDYPSARTILLEQNYRSTQNILTAANAVISRNPDRPEKRLWTAEGSGEKIVGYVGENEHEEARFIAEEIDRLQDEDGIRPGDVAIFYRTNAQSRSVEEILLRVGLPYKVVGGTRFYERKEIKDALAYLRVLVNQDDVVNLRRILNEPKRGIGDRAEYAVASLGERERISFMEALRRADHAPGMATRSVNAVTGFVKLIDDLAEVASGSGASAALEAVLEQTGYLEQLRTSNDPQDESRVENLAELVAVVREFERDNPEGTLGDFLEQVALVADADQIPDAPEGSAADVQRAVEEARRQGVVTLMTLHTAKGLEFPVVFLTGMEQGIFPHQRSATDPKELAEERRLAYVGLTRARQRLYITRSEVRSMWGQSQYNPASQFVSEIPEELIHWKREGAAKPAWTSGGGSAGGPRFSGSYWGASGGGFSGGAPAPSKSVGRVQPQKEVVSVTVGDHVNHTSFGNGTVLSVEGAGDKTVAKVRFDVGEKRLLLRYAPLTKVA from the coding sequence ATGGACATGCTCTTCGATCCCTACGTCTCCCCGCCCACACCCGCCGAGAAGAAGCGTGCCCGGGAGGCGGCGATGGCGGCGGCGCCCGAAGCGGCCGACCCGGCTACGGAGCACGTCCCCTCCCGCGCCGGCGTGGACGAGGAGCGTGCCCGGGAACTCCTGCTGGGACTGAACCCCCAGCAGGAGGAGGCCGTGAAGCACGGGGGATCACCGCTGCTGATCGTCGCCGGCGCCGGTTCGGGCAAGACCCGCGTGCTCAGCCACCGGATCGCCTACCTGCTGGCCACCGGCCGCTCGCACCCGGGGCAGGTCCTCGCCATCACCTTCACCAACAAGGCCGCCGCCGAGATGCGGGAACGCATCGAGGGCCTGATCGGCGACGTCGCGAAGCGGATGTGGATCTCCACGTTCCACTCCTCCTGCGTGCGCATCCTCCGCCGCGAGGCCGCCTCCGTGGGCCTCAACTCGAACTTCTCCATCTACGACTCCGCCGACACGCTGCGGCTCATCACGCTCGTGGCCAAGGGGCTGGACCTCGACCCCAAGAAGTTCGCACCCAAGGCCATCCAGCACAAGATCAGCGCCCTCAAGAACGAGCTCATCGACGAGGAGACGTTCGCCTCGACCGCCGGCCTGTCCGATCCCTTCGAGCAGGCCGTCGCCGAGGTCTACTCGGGCTACGCCCAGCGCATGCGCCAGGCCAACGCCATGGACTTCGACGACCTGATCGCCCAGACCGTCTACATGTTCCGGGCCTTCCCCGGCGTGGCCGACTACTACCGGCGGCGCTTCCGCCACGTCCTCGTCGACGAGTACCAGGACACCAACCACGCGCAGTACGCCCTGGTCCGGGAGATCGTCGGTGTGCCGGGCGAATCCACCGACGACCCGGCGGAGCTGACCGTCGTCGGCGATTCCGACCAGTCCATCTACGCGTTCCGCGGCGCCGACGTGCGGAACATCGTCGAGTTCGAGAACGACTACCCGAGCGCCCGCACCATCCTGCTCGAGCAGAACTACCGCTCCACCCAGAACATCCTCACCGCCGCGAACGCCGTCATCTCCCGGAACCCCGACCGCCCGGAGAAGCGGCTGTGGACGGCCGAGGGCAGCGGCGAGAAGATCGTCGGCTACGTGGGCGAGAACGAGCACGAGGAGGCCCGCTTCATCGCCGAGGAGATCGACCGCCTCCAGGACGAGGACGGCATCCGGCCCGGCGACGTCGCGATCTTCTACCGCACCAACGCCCAGTCACGCTCCGTCGAGGAGATCCTGCTGCGCGTCGGCCTGCCCTACAAGGTGGTGGGCGGGACCCGCTTCTACGAGCGCAAGGAGATCAAGGACGCCCTGGCGTACCTGCGCGTGCTCGTGAACCAGGACGACGTCGTCAACCTGCGCCGCATCCTCAACGAACCCAAGCGGGGCATCGGCGACCGCGCCGAGTACGCCGTCGCGTCCCTGGGCGAACGCGAGCGCATCAGCTTCATGGAGGCCCTGCGGCGGGCCGACCACGCGCCGGGCATGGCGACGCGCTCCGTCAACGCCGTGACCGGATTCGTGAAGCTCATCGACGACCTCGCGGAGGTCGCGAGCGGCTCGGGCGCCTCTGCCGCCCTGGAGGCCGTCCTGGAACAGACCGGCTACCTGGAACAGCTGCGCACCAGCAACGACCCTCAGGACGAGTCCCGCGTGGAGAACCTGGCCGAGCTCGTCGCCGTCGTCCGCGAGTTCGAGAGGGACAACCCCGAGGGCACGCTGGGCGATTTCCTCGAGCAGGTGGCCCTCGTGGCCGACGCCGACCAGATCCCCGACGCCCCCGAGGGCTCGGCCGCCGATGTGCAGCGCGCCGTCGAGGAGGCCCGGCGCCAGGGCGTCGTCACCCTCATGACGCTGCACACCGCCAAGGGCCTCGAATTCCCCGTGGTGTTCCTCACCGGCATGGAACAGGGCATCTTCCCGCACCAGCGCTCCGCCACCGATCCGAAGGAACTGGCCGAGGAGCGGCGCCTCGCCTACGTGGGCCTGACCCGTGCCCGGCAGCGCCTCTACATCACGCGCTCCGAGGTGCGCAGCATGTGGGGGCAGAGCCAGTACAACCCGGCGAGCCAGTTCGTCAGCGAGATCCCGGAGGAGCTCATCCACTGGAAGCGCGAGGGCGCGGCGAAGCCGGCCTGGACCTCCGGCGGCGGCAGTGCCGGCGGTCCGCGGTTCAGCGGGTCCTACTGGGGTGCGAGCGGCGGCGGGTTCTCCGGCGGAGCCCCCGCGCCGTCCAAGAGCGTGGGGCGCGTGCAGCCCCAGAAGGAAGTCGTGTCCGTCACGGTCGGCGACCACGTCAACCACACGAGTTTCGGCAACGGCACGGTGCTGTCCGTCGAGGGTGCGGGCGACAAGACCGTGGCCAAGGTCCGGTTCGACGTCGGCGAGAAGCGGCTGCTGCTGCGCTACGCACCGCTCACCAAGGTGGCCTGA